The Populus nigra chromosome 14, ddPopNigr1.1, whole genome shotgun sequence genome has a segment encoding these proteins:
- the LOC133673563 gene encoding polygalacturonase-like, producing the protein MAVLPLPVNYPFLITLLSISFAFSPLAKAAVQYSVLSYGANPDGKTDSTKAFAAAWSQACASTQPATISVPKGSFALGQVRFQGPCKNNAILVRIDGTLVAPSDYGVLGRTKNWLIFEHVNGVTISGGTLDGQGAGLWSCKNSGKDCPSGATSLEFTNSNNIAITGLASLNSQMFHIVINACQNVKVQGVRVSAAGDSPNTDGIHVQSSTGVTILNSRIGTGDDCVSIGPGTSNLWIENVACGPGHGISIGSLGKDSQEAGVQNVTVKTTTFTGTENGVRIKTWGRPSTGFARNILFQHAVMTNVQNPIVIDQNYCPGEENCPGQFSGVKISDVTYQDIHGSSATEIAVKFDCSKKYPCAGIKLEDVKLTYKNQQAEASCSNAGGVASGLVQPTSCL; encoded by the exons ATGGCAGTCCTTCCACTACCAGTGAATTACCCTTTTCTTATCACCCTTCTCTCCATTTCCTTTGCCTTCTCACCTTTAGCGAAGGCAGCAGTACAATACAGTGTGCTAAGTTATGGGGCCAACCCTGATGGAAAAACTGACTCAACCAAGGCCTTTGCGGCTGCTTGGTCACAGGCATGCGCCTCCACACAGCCAGCCACTATCTCTGTTCCTAAAGGGAGTTTCGCTTTAGGTCAAGTGAGGTTTCAGGGTCCTTGCAAGAATAATGCTATCTTGGTACGTATAGATGGTACCCTAGTCGCTCCATCAGACTATGGGGTCCTTGGTAGGACTAAAAATTGGCTAATCTTTGAGCATGTTAATGGGGTTACTATATCCGGAGGGACTCTTGATGGACAAGGGGCAGGACTGTGGTCATGCAAGAATTCCGGCAAGGATTGCCCCAGCGGCGCGACG TCACTTGAATTCACCAATTCAAACAACATTGCAATTACCGGATTGGCATCATTGAATAGCCAAATGTTCCACATTGTCATCAATGCCTGCCAAAACGTCAAAGTGCAAGGAGTGAGAGTCTCTGCTGCCGGAGATAGCCCTAACACAGATGGAATTCACGTTCAATCATCGACCGGAGTCACCATCTTGAATTCTAGGATTGGAACTGGTGACGATTGTGTATCAATTGGCCCTGGTACCTCTAATCTTTGGATTGAAAATGTGGCATGTGGACCTGGCCATGGAATCAG CATTGGAAGTTTGGGCAAGGACTCTCAAGAGGCTGGTGTGCAAAACGTAACAGTCAAAACCACTACATTTACTGGTACCGAAAATGGGGTGAGAATTAAGACATGGGGAAGGCCCAGCACTGGTTTTGCTAGAAATATTCTTTTTCAACATGCAGTCATGACTAATGTCCAAAATCCCATTGTAATCGACCAGAACTACTGCCCCGGCGAGGAGAATTGCCCAGGCCAG TTTTCCGGTGTGAAAATTAGTGATGTGACCTACCAAGACATCCATGGATCATCGGCTACGGAGATTGCAGTGAAATTTGATTGTAGCAAAAAATATCCATGCGCGGGTATCAAATTGGAAGATGTAAAGCTCACATACAAGAATCAGCAAGCTGAAGCTTCATGCAGCAATGCTGGTGGAGTTGCTTCAGGCCTTGTTCAGCCCACTAGCTGTCTATGA
- the LOC133673243 gene encoding uncharacterized protein LOC133673243 encodes MESDSNDKSRRRRFRKNSLSSNESHSSSESDYDYRGSKRRLKKRRRHRKYILSSDKSSDSDSSSEYDSEDKRSRSRLRKYSSSFDESSDKGSESDSNDKSSWGRLRKNSSSSDKCSDSASSSESDSDDKRSRRLESDSDDKSSRRRRRMYSSFSDESSDSDSGSESDSDEKICSLSSDESSNSDSGPESDSDDKSNRRRSKRYSSSSDVYSDLDSDQKFILLTRAEGGR; translated from the exons ATGGAATCTGATTCTAATGACAAGAGCAGAAGGAGGAGGTTTAGGAAGAATAGCTTGTCCTCTAATGAGTCACACTCTAGTTCGGAATCTGATTATGATTACAGGGGCAGCAAGAGGAGACTTAAGAA GAGGAGGAGACATAGGAAGTATATCTTGTCCTCTGACAAGTCTTCTGATTCAGACTCAAGTTCGGAATATGATTCTGAAGACAAGAGAAGCAGGAGTAGGCTTAGGAAGTATAGCTCGTCCTTTGACGAGTCTTCGGACAAGGGGTCTGAATCTGATTCTAATGACAAGAGCAGCTGGGGGAGGCTCAGGAAGAACAGCTCATCCTCCGACAAGTGTTCTGATTCAGCCTCTAGTTCCGAATCTGATTCTGATGACAAGAGAAGCAGGA GATTGGAATCTGATTCTGATGACAAGAGCAGTAGGAGGAGGCGTAGGATGTATAGCTCGTTCTCTGACGAGTCTTCTGATTCAGACTCGGGTTCTGAATCTGATTCTGATGAAAAGATATGCAGTTTGTCCTCTGATGAGTCTTCTAATTCAGACTCAGGTCCAGAATCGGATTCTGATGACAAGAGCAACAGGAGGAGGAGCAAAAGGTATAGCTCGTCCTCTGACGTCTATTCTGATTTAGACTCAGATCAGAAATTTATCCTGTTGACAAGAGCAGAAGGAGGAAGATGA
- the LOC133672358 gene encoding polygalacturonase-like, whose protein sequence is MAVLPLLIALLSIIFFAASPIAKAAQYSVLSYGAMPDGKTDSTKAFAAAWSQACASTQPATISVPKGSFALGQVRFQGPCKNNAILVRIDGTLVAPSDYGVLGRAQNWLIFEHVNGVTISGGTLDGQGAGLWSCKNSGKDCPSGATSLEFSNSNNIAITGLASLNSQMFHIVINACQDVKVQGVRVSAAGDSPNTDGIHVQSSTGVTILNSRIGTGDDCVSIGPGTSNLWIENVACGPGHGISIGSLGKDSQEAGVQNVTVKTTTFTGTENGVRIKTWGRPSSGFARNILFQHAVMTNVQNPIVIDQNYCPGEKGCPGQVSGVKISDVTYQDIHGSSATELAVKFDCSKTNPCSGIKLEDVKLTYNNQPAEASCSNAGGVASGVVQPTSCL, encoded by the exons atggCAGTCCTTCCACTTCTTATTGCTCTTCTCTCCATCATTTTCTTTGCCGCCTCACCTATAGCCAAAGCAGCACAATACAGTGTGCTAAGTTACGGAGCCATGCCTGACGGAAAAACTGACTCAACCAAGGCCTTTGCGGCTGCTTGGTCACAAGCATGCGCCTCCACACAGCCAGCCACTATCTCTGTTCCTAAAGGGAGTTTCGCTTTAGGTCAAGTGAGGTTTCAGGGTCCTTGCAAGAATAATGCTATCTTGGTACGTATAGATGGTACCCTAGTCGCTCCATCAGACTATGGGGTCCTTGGTAGGGCTCAAAATTGGCTAATCTTTGAGCATGTTAATGGGGTTACTATATCCGGAGGGACTCTTGATGGACAAGGAGCAGGACTGTGGTCATGCAAGAATTCCGGCAAGGATTGCCCCAGCGGCGCCACG TCACTTGAATTCTCCAATTCAAACAACATCGCAATTACCGGATTGGCATCATTGAATAGCCAAATGTTCCACATTGTCATCAATGCCTGCCAAGACGTCAAAGTGCAAGGAGTGAGAGTCTCTGCTGCCGGAGATAGCCCTAACACCGATGGAATTCACGTGCAATCATCGACCGGAGTCACCATCTTGAATTCTAGGATTGGAACTGGTGACGATTGTGTATCAATTGGCCCTGGTACCTCTAATCTTTGGATTGAAAATGTGGCATGTGGACCTGGCCATGGAATCAg CATTGGAAGTTTGGGCAAGGATTCTCAAGAGGCTGGTGTGCAAAACGTAACAGTGAAGACCACTACATTCACAGGCACAGAAAATGGAGTGAGAATTAAGACATGGGGAAGGCCTAGCAGTGGTTTCGCCAGAAATATTCTTTTCCAACATGCAGTCATGACTAATGTCCAAAATCCCATAGTAATCGACCAGAACTATTGCCCCGGCGAGAAGGGCTGCCCAGGCCAG GTTTCCGGTGTGAAAATTAGTGATGTGACCTACCAAGATATCCATGGATCATCAGCAACAGAACTTGCGGTGAAATTTGATTGTAGCAAAACAAATCCATGCTCGGGGATCAAATTAGAAGATGTAAAACTCACTTACAACAATCAACCAGCAGAAGCGTCATGTAGCAATGCTGGGGGAGTTGCTTCAGGCGTGGTTCAGCCTACTAGCTGTTTATAA
- the LOC133672273 gene encoding polygalacturonase-like — protein sequence MNSSTSYFVLAIAFFFLTSSASLTASGGKHNVLDYGAKPDGRTDSSKAFLATWEQACRSTKPTTIYVPPSKFLLPKVAFRGPCKNNATSIRIDGTLVAPSDYRILGEQWIFFENVNGVSIFGGILDGRGIGLWTCKNSSKNCPTGATSLGFTKSKNIVIMGLTSLNSQMFHIVINGCQKVRMQGLRISASYRSPNTDGIHVQLSDGVTILNTKIKTGDDCVSIGAGTTDLRIENVVCGPGHGISIGSLGKDLEEPGVQNVTVKNVTLTDSQNGLRIKSWGRPSNGFAKDILFQHVVMTNVQNPIVIDQNYCPDNKDCPGQASGIKISNVTYKDIHGTSATQVAVKFDCSRKHPCTGIRLEDVKLTYRNRLAYASCRNVDGTASGRTSVQPQSCL from the exons ATGAACAGTTCTACAAGTTATTTTGTTCTTGCAATtgcgttttttttccttacctcATCAGCTTCTTTAACAGCAAGTGGAGGAAAACACAACGTGTTGGATTATGGAGCCAAACCTGATGGAAGAACGGACTCAAGTAAGGCGTTTCTTGCTACATGGGAACAAGCATGCCGCTCTACAAAACCTACCACCATATATGTGCCACCAAGTAAATTCTTGCTCCCCAAAGTAGCTTTTCGTGGCCCTTGCAAGAATAATGCTACTTCGATACGCATCGATGGCACACTTGTTGCTCCATCTGATTATCGTATCCTTGGTGAACAAtggattttctttgaaaatgttAATGGGGTTTCGATTTTTGGAGGGATTCTTGATGGTCGAGGCATTGGCTTGTGGACTTGTAAGAATAGTAGCAAGAATTGTCCCACTGGAGCTACG TCACTTGGATTTACCAAATCGAAAAATATAGTGATAATGGGATTGACATCCCTGAACAGTCAGATGTTTCATATAGTCATCAATGGCTGCCAAAAAGTAAGAATGCAAGGACTTAGAATTTCTGCCTCTTACAGAAGCCCAAACACAGACGGTATTCATGTGCAATTATCAGATGGTGTCACTATAttgaacacaaaaataaaaacaggtgATGATTGTGTATCAATCGGTGCCGGTACAACTGATTTACGGATTGAAAATGTTGTGTGTGGACCTGGACATGGAATAAG CATTGGGAGTCTAGGCAAGGATCTTGAAGAGCCTGGTGTGCAAAATGTGACGGTTAAAAACGTTACACTAACAGACAGCCAAAATGGTTTAAGGATAAAGTCTTGGGGGAGACCTAGTAATGGTTTTGCCAAGGACATTCTTTTCCAACATGTTGTGATGACCAATGTCCAAAACCCAATTGTCATCGATCAGAATTACTGCCCTGACAATAAAGACTGCCCTGGTCAG GCTTCTGGCATTAAAATTAGCAATGTGACGTACAAGGACATCCATGGAACATCGGCAACGCAAGTTGCTGTGAAATTTGATTGTAGCAGGAAGCATCCATGCACTGGGATTCGCTTGGAAGATGTAAAACTCACTTATAGAAATCGACTAGCTTATGCATCGTGTAGAAATGTTGATGGAACTGCTTCTGGCCGTACTTCAGTCCAGCCTCAAAGTTGTTTGTAG